The Symphalangus syndactylus isolate Jambi chromosome 8, NHGRI_mSymSyn1-v2.1_pri, whole genome shotgun sequence genome includes a window with the following:
- the PLEKHG3 gene encoding pleckstrin homology domain-containing family G member 3 isoform X4 has product MPVSTSLHQDGSQERPVSLTSTTSSSGSSRDSRSAMEEPSGSEPPAENGAGSPRGRHLPNSNNNSSSWLNVKGPLSPFNSRAAAGPAHHKLSYLGRVVREIVETERLYVQDLRSIVEDYLLKIIDTPGLLKPEQVSALFGNIENIYALNSQLLRDLDSCNSDPVAVASCFVERSQEFDIYTQYCNNYPNSVAALTECMRDKQQAKFFRDRQELLQHSLPLGSYLLKPVQRILKYHLLLQEIAKHFDEEEDGFEVVEDAIDTMTCVAWYINDMKRRHEHAVRLQEIQSLLINWKGPDLTTYGELVLEGTFRVHRVRNERTFFLFDKTLLITKKRGDHFVYKGNIPCSSLMLIESTRDSLCFTVTHYKHSKQQYSIQAKTVEEKRNWTHHIKRLILENHHATIPQKAKEAILEMDSYYPNRYRYSPERLKKAWSSQDEVSSHVRQGRRQSEPTKHLLRQLNEKARAAGMKGKGRRESESSRSSRRPSGRSPTGTEKRMSFESISSLPEVEPDPEAGSEQEVFAAVEGPNAEEMPSDTESPEVLETQLDAHQGLLGMDPPGDMVDYVAAESTEDLKALSSEEEEEMGGATQEPESLLPSSVLDQASVIAERFVSSFSRRSSVAQEDGKSSGFGSPRLVSRSSSVLSLEGSEKGLARHGSATDSFSCQLSPEVDISVGVATENSPSVNGMEPPSPGCPVEPDWSSCKKESALSSRDRLLLDKIKNYYENAEHHDAGFSVRRRESLSYIPKGLVRNSVSRFNSLPRPDPEPVPPVGRKRQVGSRPTSWALFELPGPSHVGKGDPPPISDAEFRPSSEIVKIWEGMESSGGSPGKGPGQGQANGFDLHEPLFILEEHELGAITEESATASPESSSPTEGRSPAHLAWELKELVKELSSSTQGELVAPLHPRIVQLSHVMDSHVSERVKNKVYQLARQYSLRIKSNKPVMARPPLQWEKAAPERDGKSPTVPCLQDEAGEPLGGKGKRKPVLSLSDYEQLMAQEHSPPKPSSAGEMSPQRFSFNPSAVSQRITSPGGRPSARSPLSPTETFSWPDVRELCSKYASRDEARRAGGGRPRGPPVNRSHSVPENMVEPPLSGRVGRCRSLSTKRGRGGGEAARSPGPLPQSKPDGGETLYVTADLTLEDNRRVIVMEKGPLPSPTAGLEESSGQGPSSPVALLGQVQDFQQSAECQPKEEGPRDSADLSQQGRVRNLREKFQALNSVG; this is encoded by the exons ATGCCTGTGTCCACCTCCCTCCACCAGGATGGCAGCCAGGAGCGGCCGGTGAGCCTGACCTCTACCACCTCCTCGTCGGGCTCCTCCCGTGACAGTCGCAGTGCCATGGAGGAACCCAGCGGCTCTGAGCCTCCCGCCGAGAATGGGGCAGGCTCCCCGAGAGGCCGGCATCTccccaacagcaacaacaactcCAGCAGCTGGTTGAACGTGAAGGGGCCCCTCTCCCCGTTCAACAGCCGGGCAGCGGCAGGGCCTGCGCACCACAAGCTCAGCTACCTGGGCCGAGTGGTGCGGGAGATTGTGGAGACAGAGCGCTTGTATGTGCAGGACCTGCGCAGCATCGTGGAG GACTACCTCTTGAAGATCATTGACACACCTGGGCTGCTGAAGCCAGAACAGGTCAGCGCCCTCTTTGGGAACATAGAAAACATCTACGCACTGAACAG CCAGCTCCTCAGAGACCTGGACAGCTGCAATAGTGACCCCGTGGCTGTGGCCAGCTGCTTTGTGGAAAGG AGCCAAGAGTTTGATATCTACACCCAGTATTGCAACAATTACCCCAA CTCCGTGGCCGCCCTGACGGAATGCATGCGGGACAAGCAGCAGGCCAAATTCTTTCGGGACCGGCAGGAGCTGCTACAGCACTCACTGCCCTTGGGCTCCTACCTGCTGAAGCCAGTCCAGCGCATCCTCAAGTACCACCTGCTGCTCCAG GAAATTGCCAAGCATTTTGATGAAGAAGAGGATGGCTTTGAGGTGGTGGAGGATGCCATTGACACCATGACCTGTGTGGCCTGGTACATCAACGACATGAAGAGGAGGCATGAGCACGCAGTCCGGCTCCAG GAGATTCAGTCACTCCTCATCAACTGGAAGGGGCCCGACCTGACCACCTACGGGGAGCTTGTCCTGGAGGGCACGTTCCGCGTGCATCGCGTGCGCAATGAAAGGACCTTTTTCCTCTTTGACAAAACACTGCTTATCACCAAGAAGCGGGGCGATCACTTTGTCTACAAGGGCAACATCCCG TGCTCCTCCCTGATGCTGATCGAAAGCACCAGAGACTCCCTGTGCTTCACCGTCACCCACTACAAGCACAGCAAGCAGCAGTACAGCATCCAG GCCAAGACAGTGGAGGAGAAACGGAACTGGACTCACCACATCAAGAGGCTCATCCTAGAGAACCACCATGCCACCATTCCCCAGAAG GCCAAGGAAGCCATCTTGGAAATGGATTCCTATT ATCCCAATCGATACCGCTACAGCCCAGAGCGGCTGAAGAAGGCTTGGTCCTCCCAGGATGAGGTGTCCTCCCATGTGCGCCAGGGGCGCCGGCAATCTG AGCCAACCAAACACCTGCTCAGGCAACTCAACGAGAAAG CCCGAGCAGCAGGAATGAAG GGAAAGGGGCGCAGGGAGTCTGAAAGCTCCAGGAGCAGCAGAAGGCCCAGTGGCCGGTCTCCAACCGGTACTGAGAAGCGCATGAGCTTCGAGTCCATTTCTTCCCTGCCAGAG GTGGAGCCGGACCCTGAGGCTGGGAGCGAGCAAGAGGTATTTGCTGCTGTGGAAGGGCCCAATGCCGAGGAGATGCCTTCAGACACAGAATCTCCAGAAGTCCTGGAGACACAGCTTGATGCCCACCAGGGCCTTCTGGGGATGGACCCCCCGGGTGACATGGTGGACTACGTGGCGGCTGAGAGCACTGAGGACCTTAAGGCCCTGAGcagtgaggaggaagaagaaatgggGGGTGCCACCCAGGAGCCTGAGAGCCTTCTGCCATCCTCCGTGCTGGACCAGGCCAGTGTCATTGCGGAGCGATTTGTCAGCAGCTTCTCTCGGCGGAGCAGTGTGGCACAGGAGGACGGCAAGTCCAGTGGCTTTGGAAGCCCGCGGCTGGTCAGCCGGAGCAGCAGCGTGCTCAGCCTGGAGGGCAGCGAGAAGGGCCTGGCCCGGCATGGCAGTGCCACAGACTCCTTCAGCTGTCAGCTCTCCCCAGAAGTGGACATCAGTGTGGGGGTGGCCACAGAGAACAGCCCTTCTGTCAATGGGATGGAGCCCCCAAGCCCAGGCTGCCCAGTAGAGCCCGACTGGTCTTCCTGCAAGAAGGAATCAGCGCTCTCCTCCCGAGACCGGCTGTTGCTAGACAAGATTAAGAACTATTATGAAAACGCAGAACACCACGATGCAGGCTTCAGCGTCCGTCGCCGGGAGAGCCTCTCCTACATCCCCAAAGGACTGGTAAGAAACTCCGTCTCCAGGTTCAACAGCCTTCCCCGGCCAGACCCAGAGCCAGTACCTCCAGTGGGGCGCAAGAGACAGGTGGGCTCCCGGCCGACTTCGTGGGCCCTGTTTGAGCTCCCAGGACCAAGCCATGTGGGCAAAGGGGACCCACCTCCCATCTCAGATGCTGAATTCCGCCCGTCTTCAGAAATTGTGAAGATCTGGGAGGGAATGGAGTCTTCCGGGGGGAGCCCTGGGAAGGGgccaggccagggccaggccaATGGCTTCGACCTGCATGAGCCACTCTTCATCCTGGAGGAGCATGAGCTGGGAGCCATCACAGAGGAGTCGGCCACTGCCTCCCCGGAAAGCTCCTCTCCCACTGAGGGGCGCAGCCCGGCCCACCTGGCCTGGGAGCTGAAAGAGCTGGTGAAGGAGCTGAGCAGCAGTACCCAGGGGGAGCTGGTGGCCCCACTGCACCCCCGCATCGTGCAGCTCTCCCACGTAATGGACAGCCACGTGAGCGAGCGCGTCAAGAACAAGGTCTACCAGCTGGCCCGCCAGTACAGCCTCCGGATCAAGAGCAACAAGCCAGTGATGGCCAGGCCACCACTGCAGTGGGAAAAGGCGGCCCCTGAGAGGGATGGGAAGAGCCCCACTGTGCCCTGTCTACAGGACGAGGCTGGAGAGCCATTAGGTGGCAAAG GTAAGAGGAAGCCGGTGCTGTCTCTATCCGACTATGAGCAGCTGATGGCCCAGGAGCACAGCCCTCCCAAGCCCTCCTCGGCTGGGGAGATGTCACCACAGCGTTTCTCCTTCAACCCGTCTGCTGTCAGCCAGAGGATCACCTCGCCTGGGGGCCGGCCCTCCGCCCGGAGCCCCCTCAGCCCCACAGAGACCTTCAGCTGGCCCGACGTCCGCGAGCTCTGCTCCAAGTATGCCTCCCGCGATGAGGCACGCCGAGCAGGGGGTGGCCGGCCCCGTGGCCCACCCGTCAACAGGAGCCACTCGGTGCCAGAGAACATGGTAGAGCCACCTCTGTCGGGCAGGGTGGGCCGCTGCCGCAGCCTGAGCACCAAGAGGGGCCGGGGAGGCGGAGAGGCTGCCCGATCCCCTGGGCCTCTGCCCCAGAGCAAGCCGGACGGAGGTGAGACCCTGTATGTCACTGCAGACCTCACCCTGGAGGACAACCGGCGGGTGATTGTCATGGAGAAGGGACCCCTTCCCAGCCCCactgcagggctggaggagaGCAGTGGCCAGGGACCAAGCTCGCCAGTGGCCCTGCTGGGGCAGGTCCAGGACTTCCAGCAGTCTGCAGAGTGCCAGCCAAAGGAAGAGGGTCCCAGGGACTCAGCAGACCTGAGCCAGCAGGGCAGAGTGAGAAACCTTAGAGAGAAGTTCCAGGCCTTGAACTCTGTCGGTTGA
- the PLEKHG3 gene encoding pleckstrin homology domain-containing family G member 3 isoform X2, which translates to MPVSTSLHQDGSQERPVSLTSTTSSSGSSRDSRSAMEEPSGSEPPAENGAGSPRGRHLPNSNNNSSSWLNVKGPLSPFNSRAAAGPAHHKLSYLGRVVREIVETERLYVQDLRSIVEDYLLKIIDTPGLLKPEQVSALFGNIENIYALNSQLLRDLDSCNSDPVAVASCFVERSQEFDIYTQYCNNYPNSVAALTECMRDKQQAKFFRDRQELLQHSLPLGSYLLKPVQRILKYHLLLQEIAKHFDEEEDGFEVVEDAIDTMTCVAWYINDMKRRHEHAVRLQEIQSLLINWKGPDLTTYGELVLEGTFRVHRVRNERTFFLFDKTLLITKKRGDHFVYKGNIPCSSLMLIESTRDSLCFTVTHYKHSKQQYSIQAKTVEEKRNWTHHIKRLILENHHATIPQKAKEAILEMDSYYPNRYRYSPERLKKAWSSQDEVSSHVRQGRRQSEPTKHLLRQLNEKARAAGMKHAGSAGTLLDFGQPSRIRGLQPEAEGATQEEEEEEVVEEEEEEEEQAFQVSLEDLTGHEGNEEGAGPEPPGSEEEEEEQEESLAVAEQVADFASSLLAALHCWHYRANALLFSRGAMGKGRRESESSRSSRRPSGRSPTGTEKRMSFESISSLPEVEPDPEAGSEQEVFAAVEGPNAEEMPSDTESPEVLETQLDAHQGLLGMDPPGDMVDYVAAESTEDLKALSSEEEEEMGGATQEPESLLPSSVLDQASVIAERFVSSFSRRSSVAQEDGKSSGFGSPRLVSRSSSVLSLEGSEKGLARHGSATDSFSCQLSPEVDISVGVATENSPSVNGMEPPSPGCPVEPDWSSCKKESALSSRDRLLLDKIKNYYENAEHHDAGFSVRRRESLSYIPKGLVRNSVSRFNSLPRPDPEPVPPVGRKRQVGSRPTSWALFELPGPSHVGKGDPPPISDAEFRPSSEIVKIWEGMESSGGSPGKGPGQGQANGFDLHEPLFILEEHELGAITEESATASPESSSPTEGRSPAHLAWELKELVKELSSSTQGELVAPLHPRIVQLSHVMDSHVSERVKNKVYQLARQYSLRIKSNKPVMARPPLQWEKAAPERDGKSPTVPCLQDEAGEPLGGKGKRKPVLSLSDYEQLMAQEHSPPKPSSAGEMSPQRFSFNPSAVSQRITSPGGRPSARSPLSPTETFSWPDVRELCSKYASRDEARRAGGGRPRGPPVNRSHSVPENMVEPPLSGRVGRCRSLSTKRGRGGGEAARSPGPLPQSKPDGGETLYVTADLTLEDNRRVIVMEKGPLPSPTAGLEESSGQGPSSPVALLGQVQDFQQSAECQPKEEGPRDSADLSQQGRVRNLREKFQALNSVG; encoded by the exons ATGCCTGTGTCCACCTCCCTCCACCAGGATGGCAGCCAGGAGCGGCCGGTGAGCCTGACCTCTACCACCTCCTCGTCGGGCTCCTCCCGTGACAGTCGCAGTGCCATGGAGGAACCCAGCGGCTCTGAGCCTCCCGCCGAGAATGGGGCAGGCTCCCCGAGAGGCCGGCATCTccccaacagcaacaacaactcCAGCAGCTGGTTGAACGTGAAGGGGCCCCTCTCCCCGTTCAACAGCCGGGCAGCGGCAGGGCCTGCGCACCACAAGCTCAGCTACCTGGGCCGAGTGGTGCGGGAGATTGTGGAGACAGAGCGCTTGTATGTGCAGGACCTGCGCAGCATCGTGGAG GACTACCTCTTGAAGATCATTGACACACCTGGGCTGCTGAAGCCAGAACAGGTCAGCGCCCTCTTTGGGAACATAGAAAACATCTACGCACTGAACAG CCAGCTCCTCAGAGACCTGGACAGCTGCAATAGTGACCCCGTGGCTGTGGCCAGCTGCTTTGTGGAAAGG AGCCAAGAGTTTGATATCTACACCCAGTATTGCAACAATTACCCCAA CTCCGTGGCCGCCCTGACGGAATGCATGCGGGACAAGCAGCAGGCCAAATTCTTTCGGGACCGGCAGGAGCTGCTACAGCACTCACTGCCCTTGGGCTCCTACCTGCTGAAGCCAGTCCAGCGCATCCTCAAGTACCACCTGCTGCTCCAG GAAATTGCCAAGCATTTTGATGAAGAAGAGGATGGCTTTGAGGTGGTGGAGGATGCCATTGACACCATGACCTGTGTGGCCTGGTACATCAACGACATGAAGAGGAGGCATGAGCACGCAGTCCGGCTCCAG GAGATTCAGTCACTCCTCATCAACTGGAAGGGGCCCGACCTGACCACCTACGGGGAGCTTGTCCTGGAGGGCACGTTCCGCGTGCATCGCGTGCGCAATGAAAGGACCTTTTTCCTCTTTGACAAAACACTGCTTATCACCAAGAAGCGGGGCGATCACTTTGTCTACAAGGGCAACATCCCG TGCTCCTCCCTGATGCTGATCGAAAGCACCAGAGACTCCCTGTGCTTCACCGTCACCCACTACAAGCACAGCAAGCAGCAGTACAGCATCCAG GCCAAGACAGTGGAGGAGAAACGGAACTGGACTCACCACATCAAGAGGCTCATCCTAGAGAACCACCATGCCACCATTCCCCAGAAG GCCAAGGAAGCCATCTTGGAAATGGATTCCTATT ATCCCAATCGATACCGCTACAGCCCAGAGCGGCTGAAGAAGGCTTGGTCCTCCCAGGATGAGGTGTCCTCCCATGTGCGCCAGGGGCGCCGGCAATCTG AGCCAACCAAACACCTGCTCAGGCAACTCAACGAGAAAG CCCGAGCAGCAGGAATGAAG CATGCAGGCAGTGCTGGAACCCTCCTGGACTTTGGGCAGCCCTCCCGTATTCGGGGCCTGCAGCCAGAGGCTGAAGGGGCtacccaggaggaggaagaggaggaggtggtggaggaggaggaggaggaggaagagcaggccTTTCAGGTCTCTCTGGAGGACCTGACAGGGCATGAAGGCAACGAGGAGGGGGCTGGGCCGGAGCCCCCAGgctcagaggaggaggaggaggagcaggaggagagccTGGCGGTGGCGGAGCAGGTAGCCGACTTTGCCAGCTCCCTGCTGGCCGCCCTCCACTGCTGGCACTATCGGGCCAACGCTTTACTTTTCTCCCGGGGCGCTATG GGAAAGGGGCGCAGGGAGTCTGAAAGCTCCAGGAGCAGCAGAAGGCCCAGTGGCCGGTCTCCAACCGGTACTGAGAAGCGCATGAGCTTCGAGTCCATTTCTTCCCTGCCAGAG GTGGAGCCGGACCCTGAGGCTGGGAGCGAGCAAGAGGTATTTGCTGCTGTGGAAGGGCCCAATGCCGAGGAGATGCCTTCAGACACAGAATCTCCAGAAGTCCTGGAGACACAGCTTGATGCCCACCAGGGCCTTCTGGGGATGGACCCCCCGGGTGACATGGTGGACTACGTGGCGGCTGAGAGCACTGAGGACCTTAAGGCCCTGAGcagtgaggaggaagaagaaatgggGGGTGCCACCCAGGAGCCTGAGAGCCTTCTGCCATCCTCCGTGCTGGACCAGGCCAGTGTCATTGCGGAGCGATTTGTCAGCAGCTTCTCTCGGCGGAGCAGTGTGGCACAGGAGGACGGCAAGTCCAGTGGCTTTGGAAGCCCGCGGCTGGTCAGCCGGAGCAGCAGCGTGCTCAGCCTGGAGGGCAGCGAGAAGGGCCTGGCCCGGCATGGCAGTGCCACAGACTCCTTCAGCTGTCAGCTCTCCCCAGAAGTGGACATCAGTGTGGGGGTGGCCACAGAGAACAGCCCTTCTGTCAATGGGATGGAGCCCCCAAGCCCAGGCTGCCCAGTAGAGCCCGACTGGTCTTCCTGCAAGAAGGAATCAGCGCTCTCCTCCCGAGACCGGCTGTTGCTAGACAAGATTAAGAACTATTATGAAAACGCAGAACACCACGATGCAGGCTTCAGCGTCCGTCGCCGGGAGAGCCTCTCCTACATCCCCAAAGGACTGGTAAGAAACTCCGTCTCCAGGTTCAACAGCCTTCCCCGGCCAGACCCAGAGCCAGTACCTCCAGTGGGGCGCAAGAGACAGGTGGGCTCCCGGCCGACTTCGTGGGCCCTGTTTGAGCTCCCAGGACCAAGCCATGTGGGCAAAGGGGACCCACCTCCCATCTCAGATGCTGAATTCCGCCCGTCTTCAGAAATTGTGAAGATCTGGGAGGGAATGGAGTCTTCCGGGGGGAGCCCTGGGAAGGGgccaggccagggccaggccaATGGCTTCGACCTGCATGAGCCACTCTTCATCCTGGAGGAGCATGAGCTGGGAGCCATCACAGAGGAGTCGGCCACTGCCTCCCCGGAAAGCTCCTCTCCCACTGAGGGGCGCAGCCCGGCCCACCTGGCCTGGGAGCTGAAAGAGCTGGTGAAGGAGCTGAGCAGCAGTACCCAGGGGGAGCTGGTGGCCCCACTGCACCCCCGCATCGTGCAGCTCTCCCACGTAATGGACAGCCACGTGAGCGAGCGCGTCAAGAACAAGGTCTACCAGCTGGCCCGCCAGTACAGCCTCCGGATCAAGAGCAACAAGCCAGTGATGGCCAGGCCACCACTGCAGTGGGAAAAGGCGGCCCCTGAGAGGGATGGGAAGAGCCCCACTGTGCCCTGTCTACAGGACGAGGCTGGAGAGCCATTAGGTGGCAAAG GTAAGAGGAAGCCGGTGCTGTCTCTATCCGACTATGAGCAGCTGATGGCCCAGGAGCACAGCCCTCCCAAGCCCTCCTCGGCTGGGGAGATGTCACCACAGCGTTTCTCCTTCAACCCGTCTGCTGTCAGCCAGAGGATCACCTCGCCTGGGGGCCGGCCCTCCGCCCGGAGCCCCCTCAGCCCCACAGAGACCTTCAGCTGGCCCGACGTCCGCGAGCTCTGCTCCAAGTATGCCTCCCGCGATGAGGCACGCCGAGCAGGGGGTGGCCGGCCCCGTGGCCCACCCGTCAACAGGAGCCACTCGGTGCCAGAGAACATGGTAGAGCCACCTCTGTCGGGCAGGGTGGGCCGCTGCCGCAGCCTGAGCACCAAGAGGGGCCGGGGAGGCGGAGAGGCTGCCCGATCCCCTGGGCCTCTGCCCCAGAGCAAGCCGGACGGAGGTGAGACCCTGTATGTCACTGCAGACCTCACCCTGGAGGACAACCGGCGGGTGATTGTCATGGAGAAGGGACCCCTTCCCAGCCCCactgcagggctggaggagaGCAGTGGCCAGGGACCAAGCTCGCCAGTGGCCCTGCTGGGGCAGGTCCAGGACTTCCAGCAGTCTGCAGAGTGCCAGCCAAAGGAAGAGGGTCCCAGGGACTCAGCAGACCTGAGCCAGCAGGGCAGAGTGAGAAACCTTAGAGAGAAGTTCCAGGCCTTGAACTCTGTCGGTTGA